TTCGCTTACGGTTTTGCGAACGCGCTACGCTTTCAACTGCGCGCGCGTCTCGCTCACGATCTTCACGTACTGCTTCGCCAGCGACTCGATACGCCCCCAGTCGCCGGCGGCGATCGCTTTCGGCTCGACGAGCGACGAGCCGATGCCAAGCGCACAGGCTCCGGCCTTGATGAAGTCGGCGGCCGTTTCCAGCGTGACGCCGCCGGTCGGAATCATCCGCACCTGCGGCAACGGTCCGCGCAGCGCCTTGATGTGGTTCGGGCCGAGCACATCGCAAGGAAACACCTTCACGAAGTCGGCGCCGGCCTGCCAAGCCACGATGACTTCCGTCGGCGTCATCGCTCCGGGGAGCGCGAGCTTCGTATAACGACGACACATCGCGATCACGTCGAGATTCGTTCCCGGCGAGACGATGAACTCCGCTCCGGAAAGAATGGCGATGCGGCACGTCTCGGGATCGAGCACCGTGCCGGCTCCGAGCAGCACTTGGTTGCCCAACGCATCGGCGACCTGCTCCAACACCCGATGCGCCTTCGGGACCGTAAACGTCACTTCGAGGCAATCGACTCCGCCGGCGACGAGCGCCTTGGCGACGTCGACCAGCCGGCTGCTGTCGCTCGCGCGAATGATGCCGACGACACCGCTGGAAAGAAGCCGAGTCGTGTGATCGGGAGAAGCCATGAGCGAGAACCTGCCTGCGAAGAATGACTCGAACGATGCGTTAGGGATTGGTGATCTTGACGAGGCGGGCGAGCAATCGTTCGGCGTCGCCGGAATCGATCGCTTCGCGAGCCAAGGCGGCGGAGGCCAAGGTCGTAGGTGCGCGACCGGCGGTCCAGAGCGCCGCGGCTGCATTCACGACGACGAGATCGCGCGCCGGCCCTTGCGCGCCGCCGAGCACGCTGCGAATGATCGCGGCGCTGGCGGCGGGGGAATCGACATGGGCCGTTTCGAGCGTTTGCACTTCGACGTCGAAATCTTGCGGCTGCCACACGTATTCGCGCGGATGCTTCAACTCGGTAGCCAGGGTTTCCGCGACCGCTCGTTCGTCGGCCGTGTAGGAGCGGCGCAGCTTATCGACCTCGGTCACTTGCGTGGCGCCGGCAATCGTGACTTCTCCTAAGCCGTCGTCGCCGCTCACGACCACGGCTCGCTCGGTCTTGAGCAACACCAGGGCTTCGGCCAACAGGGCCCGTAGCTCCGTGCGGCCGACTCCGAGCAGCTGAAACTCCGCGCCGGCCGGATTCGTCAACGGCCCGAGCAGGTTGAAGATCGTGCGTCCGCCGAGCTTCTGGCGAACCGGTGCGACATGCTTCATCGCCGAGTGCATCAGCGGGGCGAAGCAGAAACAAATGCCGAGTTCTTCCAACGACCGCTCGACCACTTCGAGCTCGGCCTGGACGTTGACCCCGAGCTCGGCCAATACGTCGGCCGAGCCGCTACGGCTCGTCACGCGCCGATTGCCGTGCTTCGCCACCGGGACGCCGGCCGCCGCGGTGACGAGCGCGGCGGTGGTGCTCACGTTGAAGATCGTCGAGCCTACGCCGCCGGTGCCGCAGGTATCGATGATGCCGGTGCGTGAGGTCTTGATCCGTCGCATTTGGCTGCGCATCGCGGTGGCCGCGCCGGCGAGCTCTTCGGCCGTCTCTCCTTTTTCGCGCAGGCCGGTCAGGAAGAGGCCGATTTCCCCTTCGCTCCACTGCCCTTGCATGATGCCGCCGACCGCTTCGGCCGTTTCGTCGAGCGTAAGACCGGCGCCGGCCGCGAGGCGACCGAGCAGCGC
This region of Planctomycetia bacterium genomic DNA includes:
- the eda gene encoding bifunctional 4-hydroxy-2-oxoglutarate aldolase/2-dehydro-3-deoxy-phosphogluconate aldolase, whose translation is MASPDHTTRLLSSGVVGIIRASDSSRLVDVAKALVAGGVDCLEVTFTVPKAHRVLEQVADALGNQVLLGAGTVLDPETCRIAILSGAEFIVSPGTNLDVIAMCRRYTKLALPGAMTPTEVIVAWQAGADFVKVFPCDVLGPNHIKALRGPLPQVRMIPTGGVTLETAADFIKAGACALGIGSSLVEPKAIAAGDWGRIESLAKQYVKIVSETRAQLKA
- the trpD gene encoding anthranilate phosphoribosyltransferase, whose product is MSSAPQHALLGRLAAGAGLTLDETAEAVGGIMQGQWSEGEIGLFLTGLREKGETAEELAGAATAMRSQMRRIKTSRTGIIDTCGTGGVGSTIFNVSTTAALVTAAAGVPVAKHGNRRVTSRSGSADVLAELGVNVQAELEVVERSLEELGICFCFAPLMHSAMKHVAPVRQKLGGRTIFNLLGPLTNPAGAEFQLLGVGRTELRALLAEALVLLKTERAVVVSGDDGLGEVTIAGATQVTEVDKLRRSYTADERAVAETLATELKHPREYVWQPQDFDVEVQTLETAHVDSPAASAAIIRSVLGGAQGPARDLVVVNAAAALWTAGRAPTTLASAALAREAIDSGDAERLLARLVKITNP